A single genomic interval of Lepisosteus oculatus isolate fLepOcu1 chromosome 12, fLepOcu1.hap2, whole genome shotgun sequence harbors:
- the LOC138242009 gene encoding gamma-crystallin M2-like: MGKIIFYEDRNFGGRSYECSSDCADLHSYFSRCNSIRVESGCWMAYERPNYMGYQYLLRRGEYPDYQRWMGFNDCIRSCRFIPHYQGSYRMRIYEREGFGGQMMEFMDDCPNVYDRFRYHDIHSCNVMEGYWMFYEQPNYRGRQYFMRPGEYRRFSDWGGMSPRIGSFRRLMDFH, encoded by the exons ATGGGGAAG atCATCTTCTACGAGGACAGGAACTTCGGGGGGCGCTCCTATGAGTGCAGCAGCGACTGCGCTGACCTGCACTCCTACTTCAGCCGCTGCAACTCCATCCGAGTGGAGAGCGGCTGCTGGATGGCGTACGAGCGCCCCAACTACATGGGCTACCAGTACCTCCTGCGCAGGGGCGAGTATCCCGACTACCAGCGCTGGATGGGCTTCAACGACTGCATCAGGTCCTGTCGTTTCATTCCTCAT TACCAAGGCTCTTACAGGATGAGGATCTACGAGAGAGAAGGCTTCGGAGGCCAGATGATGGAGTTCATGGACGACTGTCCCAATGTCTATGACCGCTTCCGTTACCATGACATCCACTCCTGCAATGTGATGGAGGGATACTGGATGTTCTACGAGCAGCCCAACTACAGAGGCAGGCAGTACTTCATGAGGCCCGGAGAGTACAGGAGGTTCAGCGACTGGGGAGGCATGAGCCCCAGGATCGGCTCCTTCCGGCGCCTCATGGACTTCCATTAG